The sequence TTGTAGATGGGCCCCAGCTAGCGCTAAACAGACAAACCCATCTGGTCCCAGCTTTAAGTCCTATGTGGGGCCTACATGGGGCCAGTATGGGCTGAAATATGGGGGATTGTCCGCAGATTCCATGTTGGCCCCAAAGCCAATTGCCCATGTGGTTTAAGGCAGGATCACACCAGGTTTTTAGATGGCCCCAAGCTGGGCAAAACAGACAAGACCCATCTTGGTCCTAGCTTTAAGTCCTATGTGGGGCCTACAGGGGACGACGTATTGGGCTAAAATATGGTGCGACAAAGTGATTGTCCGCAGTTTTCCATGTTGGCCCCAAGCCACTTGCCCATGTGGGTCGAAAGCAGGATTACACCAGGTTTTAAACTGGCCCCAGATGGGCGACGCAGACAAGACCCATCTTGGTCCCAGCTTTAAATCTTATGTGGGGCCTACATGGGGAAGTATGAGCTGAAATATGGGTTGCAAATGGGATTGTCCGCAGTTTCCATGTTGGCCCCAAGCCACTTGCCCATGTGGGTCTAAAGCAGGATTGCACCAGGTTTTAAACTGGCCCCAGATGGGCGACACAGACAAGACCCATCTTGGTCCCAGCTTTAAAACTTTATGTGGGGCCTACATGGGGAAGTATGAGCTGAAATATGGGTTGCAAGTGGGATTGTCCAAGGGTTCCATGGCCCCGGGCCAATTGCCCATGTGGGTCTAAGGCAGATTACATCAGGTTTTAGATGGGCCCCAGCTAGGcaagacatgttttttaaaatcctaattGAGTACTCAGTACAATTTGATTAAACCATcctagagctgcaacaattaataaaaaaaaattaccagtTTGAGTCAGGTTCTTTAAAAATGGCCACATTCTCTGATTTCAACTTTTTATTTAGAAAGTTTTTGTTGATAGACAAAATGATCAACAttcattaatgaaaataacagtgtgtcaatattttttaacatgtgataaaaatattgatgaaaaattataaatattttaacagtttaaatCTACTTTTAGCTGaatacaaatgttctgcactcacattccaccactgctcagTTCTGTTTAATTTGGCACTGGCTGTCTAGATAACCTtcgtcctcctctgtctcttgcCCCAGTGAACCATTTCGACAGTGCCCTCTCTGCCTCCTGCTGGTTCACCTGTGCAGTCAACGAATTCTTCTTAAGAGCCTCTGTAAAACAAATTTGGTTGACAGTAtaagttaacattaaaaaaactctttaaacaCCATTTAGAATTGGAAAATTGCCAAATTCAGTGCTATATTAGCAAAAGTATGAAGGatatgttatgtatttatgaAGTATTTGAACTTAAAACAGTTTCCCTCATAATCATAATTAATATCTAGGAGCTTTGTTAGGTGTGtacaaataattataaaatgatgcacattttgtcacattaaaatgccaaaatacattaaaagcaATAGCTGATACACTTTAGTTGAGGCTTCAATTGTAAAATGCAGGCTTCAGGTTTGAAATGCCAATATAACCAGCATTATTTGTATAAAAAGATTGCTATTTATATGTTGATTTAaacttatttagtattaaaaataattagatGAGCAGTTCTCAAAATAGTGCAGTCCAGGATGTTCCTTGCATTTTCATCTTGTGAAAAATGTTTCCtctaatttactttaatttgaaaatgccACCGTGCTCCCTACCTTACTGGTGCgtattcaaaataaatgtaagtcCATATGAAATGTGGGCCGCAAACAGATACAGggattaaagcaaaaaaaattatttcactgaaaaaaagtaatacctaagtactacacagataagaacatctgcaccaccaccaccaaagggaacaaaaaaataactaaatatttaaatgcacgacactgttgtcaaaacccacacaatcaacatatagacacacttacagacagcatcttggaagtttgtgatcaatactgtatgatgatttaaaaaaagtggtgtcccatttcataggggtatgttttcactcctagcccttaccactcggtgtcaagggccaagggctagTGGTAAGGAGTAAGGGgcaggggtaagatggagaaatagGATTCAGCCTTAATCCTTGCAGATGGAATGTTTTTCAACAAATTATTTTCAATAGTTGTAGAACTTCTCTGATTTACTTACCGTACAGAACGTTGAAAAGACACAAGTCCTTAAACTTCTTTTTCCCGTGACGGCCAAACATGTTGTAGTCCAATGCCAGCTCGTTTGACAGAATGTATTTCATCATTCGTCTCGTTGCGTCATCTACATTTGTGCCCCCTATGTCTGCCACCATGGCAACCTAGGAATGAGaaccaaaaggagaaaaaaaggcttACAATAACTGCCAAGACCataaggaaataaataaataaataaataaatacctacAACAGCAGACATTAGACTGCGGTCCCCCAGTAGCTCCTCAAGCGCCTCAACGTCTGCTTGAGTTTGCAGTGGGAAAACCACACCATCAGGAACCTCCATCACTGATGTATCTTGCTTCTTCAGCAAGGCATTTAGCATCTTACCATGAACCTTCTGGGTCTCCTTAATTTCTTCAACAATTGTAAGAAGTTTAGAGAACATGGCTTCACAACTGGGGCTGGCAACTCGCTGGGCAGTGGGGCTGGTAATCTGGCTGGTCATTTTATTTGCTGCTGGCCAAAGGTGTTTTTCTGGGGGAGTGGGTGGAAGTTCGTCCTCTGAATCAGAATGCTCACTTGATTCTAGATGCTTGCTCTGACTCTGGAAGAGTTTTGATCTTGCCCTAGAGAGGTTAATATGAAGATATTTAAGGTAAACCATACCTACTGATTCTATATTATGGAAATTACTTTTAACCTGTATTCCCCCACAAACACCTACTTTCTCTTTATCAAGCCATCTTCGGTGTCTGTCAGGTCGGATGTATACTCGGCTTGATGAAGCTTTACCCTGGCCTCCGCATAAGTAGctgtaaaatacaatcactGCTGTAAATCTCATGGTCAGGAATTTACTTGATAGAAGTGTGACGGCTTATAAACTAGTcagtcttcctcttcttctactGTCACACAGATATGAGCTGCAGAGAGTATCACAGTGCACATCTGTATGTAGCAgtatgaattgaaaaaaaaacatgcacatacagtatacataataTGAAGCAGATGTCTAATCTGCAGAGGGATAGTGTGGTTGCAGGTATGCAATCAAGAGCACACCGAGAGCAACTATGACATGTGTGAGGACTGAAATCAATTTAATTGGTTTGGTGTGATCTTGCCTGTTTGTAATGATGATCTAGAAATAGAGCAGTAGTTAATTAGGAAAATTAAAGTTACCTGCATTTCCCATCACACGCATATTACACAGAATCCAGTTTTGAGCTGGTGGTGTGCTCTCTTTCACGGCCTTGGTCACATTGAGCAATGTGGCTGGTGGCCACCAGCATAATTTTCCGTCGGTGCCCTCGAACCATTCGGATGGAATGATGTCCACCTTCTTGCAGCCATCAGGGTCAATTTCATCCACAAACTCCACCACACTGAATGAGGGCATCCTGCAAAGTTCATCATGTTATGTGCTGTGTAGTTGAGGCAACGCCACAAACATTTTCTGAGGAGGCAATAACAGCAGTGGTTTTGTAAAGTCTGTTACTGGAGCACTGGCAAGCTGACCAGACAGTTTTGATAGTAAACAAACTCCAAGACATGTCGAATCAATGGGGTAGTTGAAAAAACATGCCCCTGTTTCAAAAAGTTCATACACTATATGTGTTTCTGCAGTGGAATGTACAATATTCCTCACAATTGCAACTCTGCCTCTCAGTTCAAAACAGTTGGAACCACTGGAGTTTGAGATGATTGTGTCTTTgagtttatacattttatattgaaCACCCTGATGCATGGAAAAATCTGCTGGCAGTGGTCCAGATACATGGGGCTGTTTCAGTTCAACACCTTCAGGAATGTCTTTTGAAACGTGAGGAAATAATTGCCTTTCATAGACACGGattttgcagccttttttgagattgttgcaaatgaaaatggctggtggatttaagattttttttcccacacttaATACATGTATTGCATTTGCATTGCATTTATTTGCAGCAGTGATTGCATAAGGGTTGGGGAGACACTGTCACTGCAACACACATTATgaagtaaacaaacaagattccagtaaaaaaaaatggagactTATTGAGTTTACACTGAGAAAGAcagcattttcttaaaaagaatACCCACTCAGGAAAAACAAACTAGATTCATAGATTCAAACCTAGATTCATACAACTGCAGCTGAAACGGATATAGCTTAAACAATTACTTTATGTAACACAAGCTTCATCACAGCTTACACAGCTTGTTTTGTACATTActaacaaatgtcttttaactaattcacacaaaactaaaaagaaaaaagcggcagaagcaaaaaaaaaaaaagagccgcCCAATGTGCTAATTCAGCTTGCATTTTTGTGTTCAAAATGGTTTAGAATACTGCCTCCAAATAGTTTATTCTGCCATTGGTTTCGAGAGGGGCTGTATAAAACCAGTAACGTTATGTCGACTAACTGGGTTGATTAGGCCTaactactaacgttagctaaagttagctagctaaaacacacaacattagCTTAGTCTAACAAGCATTTTTGTAAATTCGCCATTGTTTTAAACTAGCTCACATTACTTCGATAGATAGTAATGATGGTGTAATGCAAGACGTCTACATCATTTTACATaacagagagacaggtatgcTACTCACCAGTGTTGAGAGCGAGCTGCTGCTGCGACGTCTgctctgctactgctgctgtcGGCGCTGATCCgttaaaattcaaaataaaagcgcgCAGTGTGACCGTTATAGTATGTTGCAATACGCATGCGTTTAAACTGAactcttatttttaaaaagcctggccagcatatatatataaataaaaccaaagaaaaaaataataattgatacGTATTACGTACGTATATGTACGTAATACGTATcaattagtctttttttttcttttgttttattcttgtcTATACAATTATTATTGTGAAATCTATAGGCTATCCAGTGGCTTAACACTGAACAGCCATGACGGTCATTTTGACTGCTTTTAAATTTATATATGAAATAACTTTGCTGGATGAAAAAATACAATCCTGCCGGTATCTGACTTTTCACAGAAAgtctatattttcatttaaaacagtttgTTTATACATTAGCCTTCAcacaaggcaaaaaaaataaaatcactttctCCTATTTCTGCCATACACTGTCATATTTGCTTGGTAACTATAAGCGTCTCTATCAGAGAAACGTTAAGCGGTGTAGAGCAACAAGTGTGAGCATCAGCGATAGACCGAAGGCAAAGCCAGAATCGGTAAAGCAGGATACCACAATAAATACGGTGTAAATGGACACGGTTCTGAATCAGCAGGCAGCGCCGGGTGCTctctctgtggaaggagcggtaGGCTCCATGTAGCTAGGTGGCCGGTGGTTGCCTACGTGTTTATATAACTTCACACATCCTCAAAGTGGCTGGATTCACTGCACACATCCGCTCCAATGAGTGCACCAACAGTAAATTTATTCAGAGAAATTTCATGAAGCTGAGAGCCGAGTTTATAGAAGGGAAAAGGGCACTGGGCCACGGTCCGAGCAGCGCATGCCACCACAGCAGACGCCAACATAGGCAGTGCCAGgctaggttaggttataaatgttcaaataagatACTTTTATTGCCTGTTATGAGTTATGTTGAATGAATTTCGATACCATCTTTTTTCAGAtatgaaaataattacattttactaggccatgatatgaattattGACACCTGGGCTACTCAGTGCATAATTGAACTcgataaattgtacattttggtgttatttcgtttttctaaaaGATATATTATCTTGAG comes from Etheostoma spectabile isolate EspeVRDwgs_2016 chromosome 19, UIUC_Espe_1.0, whole genome shotgun sequence and encodes:
- the LOC116707337 gene encoding uncharacterized protein LOC116707337, producing MPSFSVVEFVDEIDPDGCKKVDIIPSEWFEGTDGKLCWWPPATLLNVTKAVKESTPPAQNWILCNMRVMGNAATYAEARVKLHQAEYTSDLTDTEDGLIKRKARSKLFQSQSKHLESSEHSDSEDELPPTPPEKHLWPAANKMTSQITSPTAQRVASPSCEAMFSKLLTIVEEIKETQKVHGKMLNALLKKQDTSVMEVPDGVVFPLQTQADVEALEELLGDRSLMSAVVAMVADIGGTNVDDATRRMMKYILSNELALDYNMFGRHGKKKFKDLCLFNVLYEALKKNSLTAQVNQQEAERALSKWFTGARDRGGRRLSRQPVPN